Proteins from a single region of Coregonus clupeaformis isolate EN_2021a chromosome 35, ASM2061545v1, whole genome shotgun sequence:
- the LOC121550776 gene encoding uroplakin-3b-like protein 1, with protein MALLFYVVLCLSVRTGLGQIVTVNNTPAIIPFSLAGKLTSNSVILMSPSCYFDSLTSLSCTSATCEIWLVPAIDTGVSTYDADKTISNIDSLSPYPTAFSSNTSKKYFLTKLGLQKDYLCPIVNGPNYFRVGSDGGCSTTNCNGVLPVGSTARFKYVLINPATRTVVAESLWSNNIPLYSLKDPDSIDDGLAGRSAAMIVITSILCSFLALLLLLLLILLIYVLCCRKEKQEIQVPGSVRMYDTHNLKGPSPYVNPAYEDEPQRTTATNPIRLKSYADYDLTKPATEL; from the exons ATGGCATTACTCTTTTATGTGGTATTGTGCCTGTCTGTCCGGACTGGGTTGGGGCAAA TTGTAACAGTCAACAACACTCCTGCAATAATCCCTTTCAGTTTGGCTGGGAAACTGACCTCCAATTCAGTGATACTGATGTCCCCAAGTTGTTACTTCGACAGTCTGACGAGTTTGTCCTGCACTTCTGCTACCTGTGAAATATGGCTGGTACCGGCCATAGATACAG GAGTCAGCACTTATGATGCCGACAAAACAATTTCCAACATTGACAGCCTCTCTCCTTATCCAACCGCCTTCTCTTCCAACACCTCAAAGAAATATTTCCTGACCAAGTTGGGGCTTCAGAAAGACTACCTCTGCCCCATCGTCAATGGGCCAAACTACTTCAGGGTTGGCTCTGACGGAGGCTGCTCCACTACGAACTGTAATGGAGTATTGCCTGTTGGCTCCACTGCCAG ATTTAAGTATGTTCTTATCAACCCAGCAACCAGAACAGTTGTTGCGGAGAGTTTGTGGTCCAACAACATCCCTCTTTACTCTT TGAAAGACCCTGACAGCATTGATGATGGCCTTGCGGGAAGGTCTGCGGCCATGATTGTCATAACGTCTATCCTGTGTAGCTTCCTggccttgctgctgctgctgttgctcatCCTGCTGATCTATGTCCT TTGCTGTCGGAAGGAGAAACAGGAGATCCAAGTTCCAGGATCAGTGCGCATGTATGACACTCACAACTTGAAGGGTCCTTCCCCCTATGTAAATCCTGCTTATGAGGATGAGCCACAGAGAACCACAGCCACTAACCCCATTAGGCTCAAGAGCTACGCTGACTATGATTTGACAAAACCAGCCACAGAATTGTAG